A window of Lacibacter sediminis contains these coding sequences:
- a CDS encoding sodium:solute symporter, producing the protein MDHLHFIDYFIILVVLGVTLYLGFRFANRQNTTEKFFLSKGNFPSWALGLSLLSTLISSVTFLGYPAQGYASNWILLVQGLMVPIVLLGTIWFIVPLFRKVIGLSTYEYFEKRFGSFARYYSSSSFIIRQFAGMGTVLFLIAVAIHEITSISPFLILAVVGFVLVMVNLKGGMQAVIWLDVFQGFMLFASGIICLVVILLSIKGGIPEAIKVATENNRTGFGPYDFKFTELTLVVMIINGSFYAIQKYGTDQTVVQRYLTAKTDKSAEKASLLGISLTVPIWTIFMFIGTALFVFYKQNPLPDGMKAEAVFPHFIMTQLPTGVIGFIVAALISAAICSLSADLNSLAAVGMEDYYKKFRPGKTDKQYLYTSKAFVVFSGLLSIAIGAFYLLAGNEGVLGVIFTIYAIFSGGIVGIFLLGLFSARANRQGVNIGIITCILFTAWAFLTSTPVGIKNPKLLLDLGNFNFTHHKLMLGVYSHLVVIVVGYIASLFFPKPVLQPNLLYSSWKANRHQ; encoded by the coding sequence ATGGACCATTTACATTTTATAGATTACTTCATCATCCTTGTTGTGCTGGGCGTTACCTTATATCTCGGCTTCCGTTTTGCAAACCGTCAAAACACAACCGAGAAATTTTTTCTTTCAAAAGGAAATTTTCCATCATGGGCATTAGGTTTGTCGTTGCTTTCTACACTCATCAGCAGTGTCACATTTCTTGGTTATCCTGCTCAAGGTTATGCCAGCAACTGGATATTATTGGTGCAGGGCTTAATGGTGCCGATCGTTTTGTTAGGAACCATCTGGTTTATCGTTCCACTCTTCCGCAAAGTAATTGGCTTAAGTACGTACGAATATTTTGAAAAGCGTTTTGGCAGCTTTGCCCGTTATTATAGTTCTTCTTCTTTTATCATTCGCCAGTTTGCAGGCATGGGCACTGTGCTGTTTTTAATTGCAGTGGCCATTCATGAAATAACCAGCATCAGCCCCTTTCTTATTCTTGCAGTTGTTGGGTTTGTATTGGTGATGGTGAATTTAAAGGGAGGAATGCAGGCCGTTATCTGGCTCGATGTGTTCCAGGGCTTCATGTTATTTGCAAGTGGTATCATTTGTTTGGTGGTGATTTTATTATCCATCAAAGGTGGTATTCCCGAAGCAATAAAAGTAGCCACTGAAAATAACCGCACTGGTTTCGGACCTTATGATTTTAAATTTACAGAACTCACATTGGTGGTGATGATCATCAACGGATCATTCTATGCCATTCAGAAATACGGAACAGATCAAACAGTTGTGCAACGTTATCTCACAGCAAAAACAGATAAATCTGCTGAGAAAGCATCGCTGCTTGGTATCAGTTTAACCGTTCCCATCTGGACCATCTTTATGTTCATCGGCACAGCACTGTTTGTTTTTTATAAACAAAATCCATTACCCGATGGCATGAAAGCCGAAGCTGTGTTCCCGCATTTTATTATGACGCAGTTGCCAACAGGTGTTATTGGATTTATCGTTGCAGCGTTGATCTCTGCTGCAATCTGTAGTCTCAGTGCCGATCTCAATTCATTGGCTGCTGTTGGTATGGAAGATTATTATAAAAAATTTCGCCCCGGTAAAACGGACAAACAATATCTCTACACCAGTAAAGCCTTTGTTGTGTTTTCTGGTTTGTTGTCTATCGCCATCGGTGCGTTTTATTTGTTGGCAGGTAACGAAGGTGTGCTTGGTGTCATCTTCACCATCTATGCAATCTTCTCAGGTGGCATCGTTGGTATTTTTTTATTGGGGTTGTTTAGTGCAAGAGCTAATCGACAAGGTGTTAACATCGGCATCATCACCTGTATTTTGTTTACGGCATGGGCGTTCTTAACAAGTACACCCGTTGGTATAAAGAATCCCAAACTCTTACTCGATTTAGGTAATTTTAATTTCACACATCACAAACTCATGCTTGGTGTTTACAGTCATCTCGTCGTGATTGTGGTGGGTTATATCGCCAGTTTATTTTTTCCAAAACCTGTGTTACAACCAAACTTATTGTACAGCAGTTGGAAAGCAAACAGGCATCAATAA
- a CDS encoding sugar phosphate isomerase/epimerase family protein, whose translation MIRASVFHSIQVASHSCTASRIASFFARKVAKKIRTQSFSFAPLQLCVKPFLLLCVFLSLWFNSSAQLNTDNQYAKPLKEVLNDVQKKYGVIVKFVDSMVKNKMVTYAEWKYRPDVEVTLDNILKPLELKVKKEKDKQYKLSVYEYYRWPVEEGWAEMDRIAAQYKTVEEWEKRKAELKPCLKEALQLDHLPASPNSKPIITAKRIFDGYTVENMAIEILPGVWINGSLYKPLKYKGKIPVILNPDGHWEKQRYRADCQYRCAAMAKMGAMAFSYDLFAWGESLLQFKIEDHRRSLAMTIQALGAIRILDYLLAQKDADTNRVAITGGSGGGSHTVLMTALDDRIKVSAPVVSLSSYFYGGCPCESGMDVHACGGRTNNVEIAAMAAPRPQLVVSDGGDWTDKMPEHDFPYLQKMYSWYNKKENVVNVHLPNDKHDFGITKRTPLYEFMAKHLGLNLKTIQDANGKIDESKITIEPEKSLFVFGDNGEKLPAHAVKGFENLERVFANEIEKAKTNQRYKIGLIDLMLLKRQKLGAITLTAQLKADGVEVDMGGLGNRPTFDNQLLIDSVRNQFIQTAKENKVEIFCLAMTGYYAQSFCGRAEYVRSIEDCIKTMQLMNVKHAFLPLGVQCDMKKNPAVRDSVIARLKVAGKLAEQAGVVIGIETSLTAKEEVELLKQIGSPAIKIYFNFSNPLKEGRDLISEIKILGKDRISMIHATNKDSVWLENDPQIDMYKVKKTLDEIGWSGWLVIERSRDAKKPSDTKFNYGANTAYLKKVFQNQ comes from the coding sequence ATGATACGAGCTTCAGTTTTTCATAGCATCCAGGTTGCGTCGCACTCTTGTACGGCATCTCGAATTGCATCTTTTTTTGCACGCAAAGTCGCAAAGAAAATAAGAACGCAAAGTTTTTCCTTTGCTCCTTTGCAGCTTTGCGTGAAACCCTTTCTTCTTCTCTGTGTCTTCCTGTCTCTGTGGTTCAACTCTTCAGCACAGCTCAACACCGATAACCAATACGCCAAACCGTTAAAGGAAGTACTGAACGATGTGCAAAAGAAATACGGTGTTATCGTCAAGTTTGTAGATAGCATGGTGAAGAATAAAATGGTGACGTATGCAGAATGGAAATATCGTCCCGATGTGGAAGTGACACTGGATAATATTCTGAAGCCGCTTGAACTAAAAGTGAAAAAAGAAAAAGACAAGCAATATAAGTTGAGTGTGTATGAATATTACCGCTGGCCGGTAGAAGAAGGTTGGGCAGAAATGGATCGCATTGCTGCACAATACAAAACAGTAGAAGAATGGGAAAAGCGAAAAGCAGAATTAAAACCTTGTTTAAAAGAAGCATTGCAGTTAGATCATCTTCCTGCATCACCAAACAGTAAACCAATCATTACAGCAAAGCGCATCTTCGATGGTTATACAGTTGAAAATATGGCGATCGAAATTCTACCCGGTGTATGGATCAACGGATCGTTATACAAACCATTAAAGTACAAAGGAAAAATTCCTGTCATCTTAAACCCGGATGGGCATTGGGAAAAACAACGTTATCGTGCCGATTGCCAGTATCGTTGTGCGGCAATGGCAAAAATGGGAGCTATGGCGTTCAGTTACGACCTGTTTGCATGGGGCGAATCCTTATTGCAATTTAAGATCGAAGATCATCGCCGGAGTTTAGCGATGACTATCCAAGCATTGGGCGCTATCCGCATTCTTGATTATTTATTGGCACAGAAAGATGCAGATACAAATCGTGTAGCTATCACTGGCGGCTCAGGCGGCGGCAGTCACACTGTGCTGATGACTGCATTGGATGATCGTATTAAAGTTTCTGCACCGGTTGTTTCATTATCTTCTTATTTCTATGGCGGTTGTCCTTGCGAAAGCGGTATGGATGTTCATGCATGTGGCGGCAGAACGAACAATGTAGAAATTGCAGCGATGGCAGCACCACGTCCGCAGTTGGTTGTAAGTGATGGCGGCGACTGGACAGATAAAATGCCCGAACATGATTTTCCTTATCTGCAAAAGATGTATAGCTGGTATAACAAGAAAGAAAATGTGGTGAATGTGCATTTGCCAAATGATAAACATGATTTCGGTATTACCAAGCGTACACCACTGTATGAGTTCATGGCAAAGCATCTTGGTTTGAATCTCAAAACCATTCAGGATGCCAACGGTAAAATTGATGAGTCAAAAATTACCATTGAGCCGGAGAAAAGTTTATTTGTGTTTGGCGATAACGGAGAAAAACTCCCTGCTCATGCAGTGAAAGGTTTCGAAAATTTAGAAAGAGTATTTGCAAATGAAATAGAAAAAGCAAAAACCAATCAGCGCTACAAAATAGGTTTGATCGATCTGATGTTATTGAAGCGTCAGAAACTTGGTGCCATCACTTTAACTGCACAACTCAAAGCCGATGGTGTGGAAGTGGACATGGGCGGATTGGGTAATCGTCCAACATTCGATAATCAATTATTGATCGATAGTGTTCGCAATCAATTCATACAAACAGCCAAAGAAAATAAAGTAGAGATCTTTTGTTTGGCTATGACGGGTTATTATGCTCAATCCTTTTGCGGCCGTGCAGAATATGTCCGCAGTATTGAAGACTGTATTAAGACCATGCAGCTCATGAATGTAAAGCATGCCTTTCTTCCATTGGGTGTACAGTGCGATATGAAAAAGAATCCTGCTGTTCGTGATTCTGTGATTGCAAGATTGAAAGTTGCAGGTAAACTTGCCGAGCAGGCAGGTGTGGTGATCGGCATTGAAACATCACTCACAGCAAAAGAAGAAGTGGAGTTGCTGAAACAGATTGGCTCACCGGCGATTAAAATTTATTTCAACTTTTCTAATCCTTTAAAAGAAGGAAGAGACCTCATCAGCGAAATAAAAATACTCGGCAAAGACCGCATCAGCATGATCCATGCTACCAACAAGGACAGTGTGTGGTTGGAAAATGATCCACAAATCGACATGTACAAAGTAAAAAAGACA